The DNA segment CTGACCGACAGAAGCCTCCGGATAATTGTAATTGATGGTTACGGAAGATGCCAGACGATGCCGAAGAACTTCTTTCCCCGCACATACAGCAAAAAACAAGAGCCCGCACAGAATCATTACAGGCAGCTTTCCCCGCCACAGTCTCAAATTCCCCTGAACTGTCCGTGCCAGATTTTTTTCCGGACGAAGAACCGCCAAAAGAACAATCCCTAATATGACTATGGCAGGAATTAAAATGACGACATATCCTAATAATACTTCCGCAATCAATTCTGTATTTATCATTCCTGCATTCCCTCTTTCCCTGTAATATCTATAACAACCAACTCCGGCTGATTATTTATCCGCGGTATCCATTCATGATCTCCAAGTCCCCGGCTGACAATGAGTGTTGCATGTTCCAAACGATACTCTCCGCCGGAATATCGCGGAAAAAAGCCGTCATCAGGATGATACAGTCCGCCAAAGATCGGCAGTCTTATCAATCCGCCATGATAATGAGCAGCCACTGCCAGATCTGCGTTAACATCTGCTTTTATTCCCTCATAATATAATCCTGGGAAATGAGAGATCAGCAGCTTGAAATGATCAGAGGCTTCAAATTCTTCCAGCGGATTCTTAATCCACTCCTCAAACCCTTCTCCATGGGATGTTCCCTGAAAGCCTCCAATCTCTATGGTATTCCCATTCACCGTAGCCGTGATAAAATTATTATAAAAAAAAGTGGTGCCTGTCTGTCTAATATACTCGTCCACAGCCAGTCTCTCTGATTCCGGAAGTCCATGCATAAGTACAGCTTCATGATTTCCATAGCAGTAATAAACCGGAGCTATTTCCACCAAATCCCTGCAAAGTTCTACGGCAACACTTATATCCCGGTTGTCATAATTCACCATATCTCCTGCGATCAGAATCATATCCGGCTTTTGTTCGGCAATTGCCTCCA comes from the Eubacteriaceae bacterium Marseille-Q4139 genome and includes:
- a CDS encoding metallophosphoesterase, with the protein product MEDFRKEQILSVRRKKKRMRKIVLSALVVFFCSLIGFNLYINESFGITYYTVCSEKIGSDIRAVLLADLHCKEYGHKNEKLVEAIAEQKPDMILIAGDMVNYDNRDISVAVELCRDLVEIAPVYYCYGNHEAVLMHGLPESERLAVDEYIRQTGTTFFYNNFITATVNGNTIEIGGFQGTSHGEGFEEWIKNPLEEFEASDHFKLLISHFPGLYYEGIKADVNADLAVAAHYHGGLIRLPIFGGLYHPDDGFFPRYSGGEYRLEHATLIVSRGLGDHEWIPRINNQPELVVIDITGKEGMQE